A single genomic interval of Helianthus annuus cultivar XRQ/B chromosome 13, HanXRQr2.0-SUNRISE, whole genome shotgun sequence harbors:
- the LOC110898854 gene encoding thaumatin-like protein — translation MGKSIKSLYSLFILGLCMFLCFFTSNGVQLILVNNCRETIWPGLQGGAGHPSPKDGGFRLGSAEEVVIDVKDKWSGRIWARQDCSFNENGKGQCVTGGCADQLHCRGSGGEPPATVVEMTLGSSSSPLHFYDVSLVDGFNIPVAMAPVGGGVGCGHAACEVDLNVCCPSALEVKVGGRVVGCKSACLAMMSPKYCCTGAYANPNTCKPTLFAHLFKAICPKAYSYAFDDSSSLNKCRASRYVITFCPPK, via the exons ATGGGGAAATCAATCAAATCATTGTACTCTCTCTTCATTTTAGGACTATGCATGTTCCTATGTTTCTTCACTTCAA ATGGGGTGCAGCTGATCCTAGTCAACAACTGCAGGGAAACCATATGGCCCGGTTTACAAGGCGGCGCGGGCCACCCAAGCCCGAAAGATGGCGGTTTTCGATTGGGTAGTGCTGAGGAAGTAGTCATTGATGTAAAAGATAAATGGTCAGGGAGAATATGGGCTAGGCAAGATTGCTCTTTCAATGAGAATGGTAAGGGCCAGTGTGTCACCGGTGGTTGCGCCGATCAGTTACATTGCCGAGGCAGTGGCGGTGAACCGCCAGCCACCGTGGTGGAAATGACACTCGGGTCTTCGAGTTCGCCCTTGCATTTCTATGATGTGAGCTTGGTGGATGGGTTTAACATTCCGGTCGCAATGGCGCCAGTTGGTGGCGGTGTAGGGTGCGGTCATGCTGCGTGTGAGGTCGATTTAAACGTGTGTTGTCCGTCGGCGCTCGAGGTGAAGGTCGGAGGGCGGGTGGTCGGGTGTAAAAGCGCGTGTTTGGCGATGATGTCGCCTAAATATTGTTGTACGGGGGCGTATGCGAACCCAAACACGTGTAAACCAACACTCTTTGCGCATCTTTTCAAGGCGATATGCCCGAAAGCGTATAGTTACGCTTTCGACGACTCTTCGAGTCTCAATAAGTGTCGGGCTTCGCGATATGTCATCACATTTTGCCCTCCTAAATGA